The nucleotide window aaaataatattaattagtaaAACATGGTTTCATTAGTTATATAGCTTGCTTGGTCTTGCTATGCACAATTATTGGATGTAGGTGAAGTTTGTTCATCCaaacattgaaatttgaaaatttaatgttATAATCGGAGTAGaacataattaacaaaaagtcaaaaaccctttcaaaaatatcaattttaaacattttatgtttaatttgatGCAACTCCTATTACtcaaagtttttgttttttatcgaagaaaacataaaattttaaataaaaaggtgGAAAATGAGGAGAgggaggaaagaaagaaaaagaagttgaTAGAGAACGGAAACAAGTGGTGTTCTAAGAGACTTTTTTAAGAGGTTAAACAATGAAGAAGAGAGGATAAGTGGGAGAAAATGTGTGTATTAGAGACTTGAAATTTTTCGTTCATGGGTATAGGAGTATACTGAAAGTTTGATTCTAATGCAATTAGTGTAGGTCCATTGGTGTACTCaacatataattataatattgatTGAATATAGCGAGATAAAGCATTGATAAGCATCGAACtctcaaaatttcattttgaagGATGGCATTGAGCTCTCAATTGAAAGTCATAAGAAtgaaaggataaaattgaaatgaaatgaaaacaaTGGAGGACAATATTGAAAGGGcatgataaaatataaaaattagggtTGCACgactatatatatatcaaaaccGTGAATTTAATTTGGTCTCTAAATATGCGAGAAATTATCAATACTTGATATTTGCTTTGAATGAATTGTAATTAAAAACACGTCTTTAAATATTACACAttttcaatattataatattaatttatacatAGGATCAAtcactttcttttttctaaaGAAGGATCAATCACTTAGAATGTGGGAAGTGGGGGTCATATTTAAAGTATACCACGGTTAGGCCAACAAGGCTTGTGCGAGCACTTGCCCCAATTATGTTTGAGAttgtttgaaatttaatttaatataccAACATATTATcagatatttaatttatatgcatgttTACAGGTTGacttaattataattttgatcctttatttttattcattctCATAATTGATccatctattttaaaattatctGGTTTTGATTATTCTTTCagattttaaacttaaaaatggtgatatatcatatttcaattgaaatttttagGGAATTTTCTATTAATTTCATGATTTATTATCATGCCAGTTCATCAGGTTGTATGGTTCATCGTTAAAATATGTCacattatcatttaaaatataagaGGGCAAATTTCGCAAGTGAGTGAAAATAGATTACTAAAACTCTATTTAAAGAACAAAATGAAGAGATATTATGTATACGTATGTATATCTCAGAAAATAAAggattgtattgaaaatataggAGAAGGTTTATATGATGgtgtatttttatttgacaaaaaatgatatattataagAGAAGGCTTATCTGATGGTATATCCTTAgttctataaatatattatatgagtTCACGGTCCTTCTCGCTCTCAAAACTGAAGCTATGACTAGTTCAATGttgattcaataaaataaaataaaacacaagaAAACAAGAGTAAGTATCTAAAAATTCAACCCATGTtcatatttcttattttttttcaaactagCACTGATAAAATCAGAGTCTCACACATAGGGACGAGAAGAATCgaaaacttatattttcaaaagacaATGTAAATCTTTGTTGAGTATTTAAGTGATTGGATGTGCCAGTCCATTGAATTGACCATTTATCAAAGTTGTCCATCTtaaaatgtgtttatatattGCATCCAATAAGGTTAAACTATATTTcgtatccctaaaaaaattattgaatttagCTTTtgatattctaaaaaaagtgGTTTTTGTTCTTAAAACAGAAAAGTACCCTTATTATTTTGATGGTGATCATTCTAATATGCGTTCATGTTGGTTCTAGTCCCTATAATACGAaaacaacattaattttttttagtccaTTTCCTAAAAAGACATTAACTTTAGTCCttgtataaaaaaacattaatttagtCCATAACATATACATTATAGGATTAATTCAGTTAttaatccttataaatattcacagttttatttttagtcccttcaaaataaaatcatgttttttagtctctataaaattttccatcagcatttttagtttctataaaattttccatcagcacttTTAGTCTCTGTCAAAAATTCCCATCAACAATTTTGGTCCttaaaatgcttaagaaaaatgtcacaggacctaaaaaatgtgattttattttgtaggaacaaaagcaaaactgtgaatatttataggaactaaaaacttaattaactctAAATTATATATGGAAtaattttagtataaaaatgttgtttaccaaaaaaaaaatagagtaataaAGACTACTTTATCCATAATAATTAATGTAAGAAGAAAATATCTCTTTTTTATGATAGAAGAAGGAATTTTAGAATATATACATTAATGGACCTTTAtaaatgaaaattcaaaaaaatggaGATGCGGGGGATCGAACCCCGTGCCTCTCGCATGCAAAGCGAGCGCTCTACCATTTGAGCTACATCCCCATTCTGATGTTGTTTCTCCGATTCATTATATGTACATATTATAAAGTCGATGTTAATTTATGTAGAACATTACACGGACAATCATATTTTTTctgatttcattcattttgaaatgaaaaaaaaaaaaaaaaaaaaatctggaaaagtTGATGTCATTAAAATGGTAATATaacactaattaaaatacataagcaattatatattttagatgATCAAGTTCTTTcgtttgattttaatatttgtagtcttatgttttttttttaacagcatTCGTAGTCTTATGTATTGTTTTACCGTAGACATAATCTGTATTATAACTTGTGAAATTTGTCATGTTTCTCCATTCTTGTCCTATTTGTATCTTATATATATACAGTACATTAGGTGAgatattcaattaatttaaatcagcttttttgcaaaataaatggagaaaaTGTTTAAATGGTTTTATAGAAGCTATAATAATTTCTTTGCCAAGTTGAAATTATTTTATGCACCTTAAGAGGTTTGTTATATAACCTCTCTATGAACAACTTAGAACAATATATATTTCTCAGTAAGAAATGTAATTCTCTTTTGTAGAAAATGATTTCAACTGAAAAGCTTCCTAAACTATAAGGATTAAGGTATCCAAACTTGGCAATTGACCATAGTTCAGGGTTTGCAACACATAACAGTGAAGAAGTACAAACTGCAAACAACACAAGTCTTGAAACATAGTTCACCGTTTGCAAAATATAACAGCGAGGAAAGTGCAAACTGCAGACAACACAAGTTTTGAAACTTGGTTACTCAAAGATCAGTTTAATAATGGAATCGGAGTGAGTGACTGATCGTAATGAATTGCAGTTGTCGTTTGATCGCGTCTCAAAATAACAAGATGATCCTCACActaaaattttcattattttgtgtTTTGTATCAACCACAAACAAcatataaaataagaaattgtATTGTTCTATTCTATTTGTATTGTATGTCGGCGTACATTAAACATCAttaattttcttcatattaAGAGTAGCTTTTACTTCACAACTTTGCACAATGAATGAAACTTTGACCACCCAAAGGGTCCTTCACCAATAATCAGAGCAAGAACAAGAGCCATGCTTGAAACTATGAAAACGATAACGATCTCGGACAACAATTTCGCGTTTGTATACTTTAGAGGCAATCTTAATAGCAGAATGACAGTCTTGACATATCCTCAAGTTCTTGAAAATATGCAAAGGGGAACCAGATGGTGTGCTCATTAGTCCAAAACACAGTGCCAGCTTCTCACTATGAGTGAACAACACTTGTTCTACCTCCTCCAATGATTCACTGCAATCATCCCTATTTGAACAACCAAACAAAACTTGACAACTTGTATTAGGAACATAACCCGCCGACCTCAATCTACAAATCATCTCATCTAGCTTCATGTAAATCTCCGAAGTTCTTGTGTGTGATTTATCCCCTGCAATAAACTGATGAAGTTTTCCATCAACATATATTGAACTCATTCCTGGCACTTTTTTGATACCCCTTTTCTTAAGAACCTGCCTAAGCGAATTCGCCTTTTCTACTTTTCCAGACAATGCATACATGTTCGAAAGCACGATATGATACTCGGTGTTAAGTGGATCCATCTCAAGCAAATCTCTCATAATCTTTTCACCTAACTGCAACCTACCATGTGCATAACAAGAACCAATAAGTGACCCCAAAACAACTTCATTTGGAGGAATACGCATATTCTTTACCATAATCTCAGCTTCTTCCAATCGTCCGGCTCGACCGAGAAGACCCACCATGCAAGCATAATGCTCTATTTCTGGCTTAATCCTATAAACAGGCTCGAGATCATGAAAATAATCCCAACCCTTTTCAACTAGACCCGAATGGCTGCAAGCACTTAACAAAGCCATAAAAGTAACACCATCGGGTTTCACTTCTTCCACCATAGAAGGAAACATATCCACCGCAATTTTCCCCATCCCATGCATTGCTAATCCACCAAGCATAGCATTCCAAGCCACCACATTCCTCTTTAGCATGCTCCTAAACACCGACAATGCAGCATTTATCCTACCACATTTTGCATACATATCAACCAAACTAGTCCCAACCATAACACCAAAATCCAACCCCATTTCCTTAACAGCATAACAATGAACCCATCTACCTACACAAACATCACCAGATTGAGAACAAGCCGACAAAACAGAACACAACGTAACAAAACTCAACCTAAACCCACACCCAAAAACCATTTCTTTCAAAAGCAAAAACGCTTCCTTTGTAAACCCATTCCCAACATAACCAACAATCATAACAGTCCAAGCAACCTCGTTCCTCTCcggcatttcatcaaacaacaCTCTCCCACTCTCCACACTCTCCCATTTCACCAAACCTTCCAAAAAACAACTCCAAGACACAACACTACGAACTTCAATCCCTTCAAACATTTTTCTAGCCTCACCCACAAGCCCAAATTTAACATACACATTCATCAAAGCATTACAAACTTTATCAAACTTCACAAATCCAAATTTCACAACACCCACATGCATTTGAGACCCAACTTTAGTGTCTCCTCCACCAAGTCTTGCACAAGCATTGAGTGCACAAACCATGACAACCCCATCAAGAGGAAGATCAAATTGTCGCATTTGGATGAACAATTTGAGGGATTCAAATGGTGGACAATGACGAATGAGGGCGGTGTAATCTACAGAGTCTTTGTGTGACTGAGGAATTTCATCGAACAGTTTACGTGCGTGGGAAGGAAGGGAGCATGAACCGTAGAGATGGAGAAGGGCGTTACGGAGGAAGTGGTTTGGGGAAGAGATGAGGCCAGTGACGATTGCGGTGGCGTGGAGTTGTTGTCCGGGGCGGAGAGCGGTGGCGCGTGAGCATTGTCGGAGGAGAGAGCGGAAATGAAGAGCGAGTGATGATAAGGTAGTGGTTTGTGAAAGTGTTGTCTTTGAATGTGACCATGTCATTTGGGTTTCGTAGGTTCGACTTTTGTTTTGATAGTTGGTTTTTTCATGTCATACATGCATGTTCATTCTTTTTTCTCCTAATGGTTTAGATGAGTCAGACTCCAAGAGCTTACGAGTCGGAACAAACATAGTAGTTGAAAGAACGTTTACAGAGGTTCTTATAAATCACCATTAAAGAGATCCTCACATTGATAGTGAGAGTTGAACCTACGATCTTGCGACTGAATCAACTCCTTATCAACTGAACTAACTTTCATTTGTTGTATGATGTATTTTATGTGGATGTATgtaaagaatcattttcttgTTGACATAGTTCTTCTTATTTGTGTCTCACATATCATAATGGCtctgatttgttaaaaaatagtgGGTGATTGTTAAGTTAGTTGATAGAGTGTGGATTTATAGTAGATAACGGATCCGTTAACATATTAAATGTGTAACTTTAACATATTAAATGTGTAACTTTAAGTATAATTAGTGGTTGAAGTAACTgattaatataaaatgataaattccAACACTATTTAATATACGACAGGATGAAGTAAGATGAAAAAGAATATTCCATTACCATACAACTCTTCTATTAAGTGAAATAGATCAAATAGAAATAGAATGAGAGAATAAGGATCAgcttcatttcttttttattcatttagtATAATTTTAGATCTAAGATCAAAAGTATACATTTTAAGGACTTGtgataaaattagatttttatatgctcaaaattagaataatgaaataatattttagtagagaaacaaaacaaatcacaTTTCACCGACTGTTTTTTAATTTCGTATAGGTTCCTTCTTTTAGgtaatcataatcatattaaATATTGTTAGACCCTACTGTTGATGGtcgttttatttttactaattaatttatatagaATTAAAATACATTTATATTTAACCCTCCATTAATTTTCAACGCCCTGTCAACATaaccaaatttaattttatattgagCAAAGCAAGCAAGATTCACAACTCCTTGGTTGGAATATCTATGTTCCCAACAGTTCCTTTAGAGATGAGCCCTACAGAGTACAGACTCCTACTCAGGGAACCAGATTAAAGATCTATCAGCATTCCTTGCAAATTCAAACATTATTACTTGGATGGATTAGACACCATAGAAATAGAAGAATGCAGGTTAGTTACATTCAATAACAACATTAATTACTCATATAGAGGAACATACAAATATCGTTTGAACTCAAACAACATAACCACAAAGAATCTGGGTGTTTAACTAGAATCTTGCAACAGCCGGTCAAAAAGAATACAAATTTCATACATTGCAAACCCGACATAAGACACATGCCATTGGTGTCCCTTCAAAGAAGCCAACATTGTCAAGTTAACTTGCAGCACTGCACAATGCAACATCTTTTTCTGCTCACTCGCAAAtcagaataagaaaaagaaaacccaaaaaaatcattGTATCTTATGATATTTATGAACCAATACGAGGACAAGTAGGCCTTTTGACTatttaacaagtttgaagtaTAGGATTGCAATGATAGCAACAACCAGGACGAGCACAATGCAGCCAATGATCCACTTGTTCTTGTTCATCCTTCTAGACATGTTTGTCATAATTTTCTTGCTCTTGCCTATGTTATCATCCACGCCATGAAGCTGCATGTGGGCATATAACCATCAGTAAATCAAAGAGAAACTTTCGCCACTATAATTTGGAGAAAAAAACAGTTAACATTGTTGTTCAAAGATTTAAAACAGCGCTGAGTTGATATCATGATCCAACTGTAcaaaaagtaagcaataaa belongs to Medicago truncatula cultivar Jemalong A17 chromosome 6, MtrunA17r5.0-ANR, whole genome shotgun sequence and includes:
- the LOC11431711 gene encoding pentatricopeptide repeat-containing protein At5g15340, mitochondrial — translated: MTWSHSKTTLSQTTTLSSLALHFRSLLRQCSRATALRPGQQLHATAIVTGLISSPNHFLRNALLHLYGSCSLPSHARKLFDEIPQSHKDSVDYTALIRHCPPFESLKLFIQMRQFDLPLDGVVMVCALNACARLGGGDTKVGSQMHVGVVKFGFVKFDKVCNALMNVYVKFGLVGEARKMFEGIEVRSVVSWSCFLEGLVKWESVESGRVLFDEMPERNEVAWTVMIVGYVGNGFTKEAFLLLKEMVFGCGFRLSFVTLCSVLSACSQSGDVCVGRWVHCYAVKEMGLDFGVMVGTSLVDMYAKCGRINAALSVFRSMLKRNVVAWNAMLGGLAMHGMGKIAVDMFPSMVEEVKPDGVTFMALLSACSHSGLVEKGWDYFHDLEPVYRIKPEIEHYACMVGLLGRAGRLEEAEIMVKNMRIPPNEVVLGSLIGSCYAHGRLQLGEKIMRDLLEMDPLNTEYHIVLSNMYALSGKVEKANSLRQVLKKRGIKKVPGMSSIYVDGKLHQFIAGDKSHTRTSEIYMKLDEMICRLRSAGYVPNTSCQVLFGCSNRDDCSESLEEVEQVLFTHSEKLALCFGLMSTPSGSPLHIFKNLRICQDCHSAIKIASKVYKREIVVRDRYRFHSFKHGSCSCSDYW